From a single Tachypleus tridentatus isolate NWPU-2018 chromosome 6, ASM421037v1, whole genome shotgun sequence genomic region:
- the LOC143251721 gene encoding LOW QUALITY PROTEIN: transcription elongation regulator 1-like (The sequence of the model RefSeq protein was modified relative to this genomic sequence to represent the inferred CDS: deleted 1 base in 1 codon) produces MTLHIQMDSEDETSKDREKQKRIEASLREREEEVQRTLSTHLRERDKEREQHKHDEAVQHFNALLADLVETLMRSWREAKKALRKDHRWEMVESLDREEREKLFNEHIEALNKKKKEKFRELLEETTEITLTSSWKEVKKLIKEDPRYTKFSSSDRKCEREFKDYLKDKLNTGRTDFRELLKETKIITYKSKKMIEESEQHLIDIETVLQKDKRYLILDSISDERRKLLMAYIEDLDRRGPPPPPTASEPSRRSNK; encoded by the exons ATGACCTTGCATATTCAAATG GATTCTGAAGATGAAACAAGCAAAGATAGGGAAAAACAGAAAAGGATAGAAGCTAGCTTACGAGAGAGAGAAGAAGAGGTTCAGAGAACTTTATCGACTCATCTTCGTGAGCGTGATAAGGAAAGGGAACAACACAAACATGATGAGGCAGTTCAACACTTTAATGCATTGTTGGCTGATTTg GTTGAAACTCTGATGCGAAGTTGGCGAGAGGCAAAGAAAGCCCTCAGAAAAGATCATCGCTGGGAGATGGTGGAATCATTAGATCGAGAGGAGAGAGAAAAGCTGTTTAATGAACACATTGAGGccttaaacaaaaag aaaaaggaaaagttCAGAGAACTGCTAGAAGAAACAACAGAAATCACTTTGACATCTTCATGGAAAGAG GTAAAGAAGTTGATAAAAGAAGACCCTCGTTATACAAAGTTCTCTTCAAGTGATAGAAAGTGTGAGCGTGAATTTAAGGATTATCTGAAAGACAAGTTGAATACTGGCAGAACTGATTTCCGGGAACTTCTAAAGGAGACAAAAATTATCACATACAA GTCAAAGAAGATGATTGAAGAATCAGAACAACATTTAATAGACATAGAAACAGTTCTTCAG AAAGACAAGCGTTATCTCATCTTAGATAGTATATCAGACGAACGACGTAAACTTCTCATGGCATACATTGAAGATCTTGATAGACGTGGTCCCCCACCTCCTCCTACTGCGTCTGAGCCTTCTCGTCGTTCTAACAAgtag